In Hevea brasiliensis isolate MT/VB/25A 57/8 chromosome 13, ASM3005281v1, whole genome shotgun sequence, a single genomic region encodes these proteins:
- the LOC110667118 gene encoding uncharacterized protein LOC110667118, which translates to MIRGGKNYVSSPPAFSNDTKRLLVCSGNAVSIFSTATGLLITSLEGHTALVTAVVVAPATISASKILCYCWTASLDGTIRYWDFSVPELIKTIDIKFPIYSMVIPSILSQPAENNEKPAKIFAYLSVEGTKEPEKQSKALCGQIRKCNLTDSRLVGGVTLAETKQPELITISSCGKYIGIRIKRKLHIWKVPSADSDRTMAKKITLRHTKNMTVTAFHPTQRILAAGDVTGRILIWRGYGNRTFARGDGGRSVNNEEERPGVRGNDDADCCTTWHWHAAEVNTLFFSSDGAYLYSGGKEGVLVVWQLDTGKKKFLPRIGSPLLYFTDSPDPSLSSISCADNQIHLLKMPSMEILKSISGIKLPCSFPETYKGLCSGVAFDHNAGLIALRTENYSIQLYSLFDDRGISEVQVCERNHHPGDDVTVVVTLVTLSLDGSMMITTEVKLAEEGLGGLVCLKFWALGSDNRKFSLSTVVYEPHRDAGISSIAFHPTRCMAVSSSYGGDFKTWVCNNGIQRRDQVLTSSRWTCHAVASYKKKPMTAATFSYDGSVLAVAAETVITLWDPDKNVLVAVIGETLTPIVSLSFVGKSEYLVSASWGSKPQLSVWSLSKLSISWSYRLHVEAIASAADLSLFAALVFLPKSSKSSESNETIFRGRDGVILIFNAADPVPSATWLVNKAKGGALAFLQVNQSSVEENMFDGKPLGSLLAYINGDHEYILFEPHGKEANELGTIKQEAVPDLEEAGKFGYASIYGELPESNLKRTQTSAVVPFVPSEKLLETMFSGSSHNLPPLTKLCSAFLESLLEKRITVSD; encoded by the exons ATGATAAGGGGCGGTAAAAACTACGTTTCTTCGCCACCAGCCTTCTCCAACGACACCAAACGACTCCTCGTTTGCTCTGGCAACGCCGTCTCCATCTTCAGCACCGCTACCGGCTTactg ATAACATCTCTGGAAGGTCACACGGCGCTTGTGACGGCGGTGGTTGTGGCTCCGGCGACGATTTCGGCGAGTAAGATATTGTGCTATTGTTGGACGGCGTCTCTTGATGGGACTATTCGATATTGGGATTTTTCGGTGCCTGAGTTGATCAAGACAATAGATATTAAGTTCCCCATTTACTCCATG GTGATTCCATCTATATTAAGCCAACCAGCTGAGAACAATGAAAAACCAGCAAAAATTTTTGCCTATTTGTCTGTTGAAGGTACTAAAGAACCAGAAAAGCAGTCAAAAGCTTTATGTGGGCAAATTAGGAAATGTAACTTGACGGACTCACGTCTGGTTGGTGGAGTAACTTTGGCAGAG ACAAAGCAACCAGAATTGATAACTATTAGCTCCTGTGGAAAATATATTGGCATCCGGATCAAGCGCAAGCTTCATATATGGAAAGTCCCCAGTGCAGATTCCGATCGTACAATGGCTAAGAAGATCACACTGCGTCATACAAAAAATATGACagttactgcattccacccaactCAGAGAATTCTTGCTGCAGGAGATGTGACTGGGAGAATTTTAATTTGGAGGGGTTATGGAAATAGAACATTTGCCAGAGGTGATGGAGGAAGATCAGTGAATAATGAGGAAGAAAGACCCGGAGTGAGGGGTAATGATGATGCTGATTGCTGCACGACATGGCATTGGCACGCTGCTGAAGTAAATACCCTCTTTTTCTCTTCTGATGGAGCCTATTTGTATTCAG GTGGAAAGGAAGGAGTTCTTGTGGTTTGGCAACTAGACACAGGGAAGAAGAAATTTTTACCACGAATTGGATCTCCACTCCTATACTTCACAGATTCTCCAGATCCTTCTCTTTCCTCT ATATCTTGTGCAGATAATCAAATACATTTATTGAAAATGCCTTCTATGGAAATTTTGAAGTCCATTTCAGGGATCAAG CTTCCTTGTTCATTTCCTGAGACATACAAAGGCTTATGTAGTGGGGTTGCCTTTGATCACAATGCTGGCTTAATTGCCTTGCGTACAGAGAACTATTCTATTCAGCTATATAGTCTATTTGATGACCGTGGAATTTCTGAG GTCCAAGTTTGTGAGAGAAACCATCATCCTGGTGATGACGTCACG GTAGTAGTGACTTTGGTTACTCTATCATTGGATGGCTCAATGATGATTACTACAGAAGTGAAACTTGCCGAGGAGGGCTTAGGTGGACTTGTTTGTCTTAAGTTTTGGGCTTTGGGCTCAGATAACAGAAAATTCAGTTTGTCCACTGTAGTTTATGAACCGCACAG GGATGCTGGCATTTCTTCAATTGCTTTCCATCCTACCCGTTGTATGGCTGTCAGCTCATCTTATGGTGGGGACTTTAAG ACTTGGGTTTGCAACAATGGGATTCAACGGAGAGATCAAGTGCTTACAAGTTCTAGATGGACTTGCCATGCTGTTGCCTCATATAA AAAAAAGCCAATGACAGCTGCTACATTTTCTTATGATGGTTCTGTTCTTGCTGTTGCTGCTGAAACTGTTATTACATTATGGGACCCTGACAAAAATGTTCTTGTGGCTGTAATTGGGGAGACTCTCACG CCAATTGTCAGTCTCTCATTTGTGGGGAAGTCAGAATACCTTGTTTCTGCATCTTGGGGTTCAAAACCACAACTATCTGTTTGGAGTTTGTCAAAGCTCTCTATATCTTGGTCATACAGGCTTCATGTAGAAG CTATAGCCAGTGCGGCCGACTTATCTTTGTTTGCTGCTCTTGTTTTCCTTCCCAAATCATCTAAAAGCAGTGAATCCAATGAGACAATTTTTAGAGGAAGAGATggagtaattttaatttttaatgcagCAGATCCTGTTCCTAGTGCCACTTGGTTGGTGAATAAG GCTAAGGGAGGAGCCCTTGCTTTTCTTCAAGTAAATCAATCTTCTGTGGAAGAAAACATGTTTGATGGGAAGCCACTTGGATCATTGCTTGCATACATAAATGGGGATCATGAGTATATCCTATTTGAACCACATGGAAAAGAAGCTAATGAACTAGGGACAATTAAGCAGGAAGCTGTTCCTGACCTTGAAGAAGCAG